The Euphorbia lathyris chromosome 2, ddEupLath1.1, whole genome shotgun sequence genome includes a window with the following:
- the LOC136219956 gene encoding heat shock factor-binding protein, translating into MDGHDAEDPKQSTADMTVFVQNLLQQMQSRFQTMSESIIVKIDEMGSRIGELEQSINDLRAEMGVEGSPSPSASTPSKVKDEPKPADDAT; encoded by the exons ATG GATGGGCATGATGCTGAAGATCCAAAGCAGAGTACTGCTGATATGACTGTCTTT GTACAAAATCTACTCCAACAAATG CAATCCAGGTTCCAGACAATGTCGGAGTCCATCATTGTAAAGA TTGATGAAATGGGAAGCAGGATAGGTGAATTGGAGCAGAGCATCAATGATCTCAGAGCTGAAATGGGCGTAGAAGGCTCTCCCTCTCCTTCGGCTTCGACCCCTTCCAAAGTGAAAGACGAACCCAAGCCAGCAGACGATGCGACCTAA